In the genome of Desulfomicrobium macestii, the window AAGTCATGTTGTCCGAAATCACCAGGGGCAGGGGGCGGCCCTTGACTTTCAGAAGGTCGGCGGCAATGGCGTTGGCCGCCTCGTTTTTAGATAGCCCAAGCTCCTCGGTCAGGTAGGCGAAAAGCAGTTCCGCCAGGCGTTTCAGGGCAATCTGCCAGGTGGACAGCGTCGCGCCGTACAGCCATTTCGAAAACCGCAGAAATCCCGCGTAGACATTCTGATCCGGCCACAGCAGGCGCACACTGCCATTGAAGTTTCCGCTGTTGTAGAGCAGATCCCAGAACCGGGCCAAGCGTTTTAGGTCCTGCATGGGGTTGAAATCAATCAGGTTGTTGGCCAGTATTTCGTATGGGGGATATGGCAGATAGGTCATTCCATGTACGGCATCGTGCCTGTTCAGGGTGGTGCCGGACAGTTTTTTCAGGACGCCCAGCTGGATTTCCGCCCTGGTCAGGCCCGCCAGGCGGTTCAGGTTGCGGCCAAAGCTGTCCGCGCTTTCCCCGGGTAGCCCTATGATCAGGTCCACATGCAGATGGGCATTGGTCTTTTCTTCCAGAAAGCGCAGGTTGGCCGTGATCCTGTCCATGTCCAGCCGCCGGTGGATGGACGCGGCCACATCCGCATTCAGGGTCTGGATGCCGACTTCCAGTTGCAGGGTGCCCGGAGGAAACTTGGCAAGCTGTTCCCGCAATTCATCGGGAAAATGTTCGGGCACGACTTCAAAATGGACCAGAAACGGTGGTTCCCGGCGCAGGAAAAAATCCAGGATCGGCCCGACCCGCTGCATGCTCAGGTTGAAAGTCCGGTCGATGAACTTGAAGTTGCGCGCCCCCCGCTCCCAGAGCGTGGCCAGTTCGCGCAGAAACCGCTCCGGGTCGAAATAGCGGACCTTTTTGTCGATGGAGGACAGGCAGAATTCACAGGAAAAGGGGCAGCCCCTGGAAGCTTCCACATAAATGACCCGGTGGGCGATGTCCTCGTCGGTGTACAGGTCGTACGGCATGACAAGGCGGTCCGGATCGGGCGGGCTGGCCGTGATGATCCGGGGCATCCCGGTGTCGCCTGACAGATACGAGGAGCAGAGCTGATGGAATTGCTCTTCTCCTTCGCCGCGGATCACGTGGTCGGCCAGGGAAAAATCAAGCCGGTGCGGAAAATGGCTGACTTCCGGCCCGCCCAGAACAAGCAGCGTCTCGGGCGCGAGGGTTTTGAGAATGCGTACCAGCTGTTCGCATTCTCTCCCGTTCCAGATGTAGACGCCAAGGCCGATGATTCTGGGACGGTGCGCCAGGATTTTTTCAGCAATGTCGATCAGTTGTTCCGAAATGACGAATTCCTGGATAACGGCCCGTGGCCGCAGGTCATGCAGATTGGCATGCAGGTAGCGCAGGCCGATGGCGGGGTGGATATACCGCGCATTGAGCGTGGTGAGAACAATGTCATGCATAGGCGGATGTTGGTGTTGCCCCTGTTGAACCGGCCGACGTTTGCGGGATGCTGTCGGCGATTTTCGTAAGGTGGCGCTGGCCTGGCCTGCCGCATTCTGGCGATGGAGGCCTCGTTCTCGCTGACGTTTTTCAATATCTCCAGTCAAGTCGATGGAGTCAAGGCAATGGTCTGTTCGTCGTGCCGCTTTTCCGTAACGCTTGACCCACGCTGAATATTTTTGCAGGCACTTCGTTGCATCGCTGAAGACACGGCGCCGCCCTTGGGCCCGGACCATGGGCCGACCCCGGATACAATCGCAACACCTCATGAAAAATTACTATATCAACGACAAACGGAAACTGGCGCGCCGACGTCGGCTCATCCCGATCCTCCTGGCCGGTCTGGTCATTGTTTGCGCGCTGTACCTGGCATGGTCGCACCGGCAGGATATCCTCGCCGTGTTCGGCAGCCCCGCCGAGGACTCCGTCGCCACGGACAACGCCACCACAGACAACGCGACCATGGGCAACGCCACCATGGCCAACGCCACGGCGGTCGCGGCCGAAGTGCCGGAACCGCCCAGGCGGGAGCCCGTGCAGGAATGTCGGATCCAGGACGGCGACACTCTGAGCTCCATCTTCGATAAGCACCTCATCTCCCAGACGACCCTGTTCCAGATCATGGACGCCGACGAGCAGATTCTGGCCCTGGACATCCTGCGCCCCGGGAACACGCTGACGTTCACCTTCAATCCCGACTGGAGCCTGGAACGGATGGTGCTCTCCGTGAATCCGGCCCGGCAGGTCGTCTATCGGCGGGTTGACGCGGAAAATTTCGAGTTCGAGGAAGTCATCCACCCCGGCACCTGGGTGCAGCAGACCCTGGCTGGCGGCATAGAGGGCAGCTTTTTTGTCTCCGCCCAGAACGCGGGCCTGAACGATCAGGAAGTGGCGAGCATCGCGGAGCTGCTCAAGGGACGCATCAACTTTCGCCGCGACCTGCAGGCTGGGGACACGTTTCAGGTCGTGCGCAGGCAGCAGTACGTCGGTGACGAGTTCACAGGCGAGAGCCAGATCCTGGGCATCCGCATCATCTGCCGGAAACGGACCTATGACGCCTATCTGTTCTCGGACGGCAAGTACTACGACCGCGAGGGCAACAGCCTCATGCGCGCCTTTGTCCGCTATCCGTTCAAGGGCAGCCAGCGACTGTCGTCGGCCTTCAATCCCAGGCGGCGCCACCCGGTCACCGGCAGGGTCTCCCCGCACAACGGCGCCGATTTCCGCATGTCCGTGGGCACGCCCATATTCGCCCCGGGCGATGGCGTGGTCACACGCACCCTCCAGCACCGTTTCGCCGGTAAATACATCGAAATCCGGCACAGCGACCGCTACTCGACCCGCTACCTGCATTTGAGCAAATTCCTGGTCCGCAAGGGGCAAAGGGTCAAACGCGGCGACAAGATCGCCCTGTCCGGCAACACCGGCCGGTCCACCGGCCCCCATCTGCATTACGAGTTCCATGTCGCGGGGCGTCCGGTCGATCCGGTCACGGCGCCCATCCCGATCATGTCCTCCATTTCCAAGAAGGATCGCGCCGCCTTCAAGGCCAAGGTTGCGGAGCTGACGGCCGACATGGACCTGGCCAAAGCCGTCGATGGCCCGCGCCTCTCGCAGGCCGCGACCACGAACTAACCCACCGGCAGGCCGCGCCTCTTCCGATCGCCAGACGTTCCTGTTTTTCTGCACTATCGATGGCGTCGTGCCGCAGTCGCAAGCGCTTCCGGGCGTTTTCAAGGCTGATAGGTGTACTCGTAATACTGGTGCACGGCACCGTGGGCGATGGCCATTCCGCAACCGTGGCCCACGAAACGGACGGTCACGACCTGCTTGTCTCCCTTCTTGGGGTTGTTCCCAAACGAGATTTTGTAGGTTGTCTGCGTAACCTTGGGGTTTTTGTCGACCCAGACAGATTTCCATTGGAACCCGGAGGAGAAAAGGCTCGCCTTGGGGGGCGGGTAGTTGTGCTCCCTGTGGCGGCCGTCGTAAATTTCGAGTCCGCATGACCAGACCGGCCCCGTGGAGCCTTCCGCCTTGTCGACTTTCAGCTGGATTTCCACCTCTTCTCCCGGCGCGGCCGAGACCGGCAGCGGCGACCAGCTGGCCGCGTAGTCGAATATCCAGGTGGCGCTTCGATCCTTCACGGCGATGTGGATCGAGGCGGATGTCTTTGCACCCTGAACCTTGACGGTATTGAAACGAGAGCTTTCGAGGATGTCCTGCCAGGTTCTTGTCAGCATCCAGCGTCCGCCGCCTTCGGCTACCACCGGAGCGGGCTCGAGGGCGTCCTCTTTTTCCGTAATGTCGATCGATATGGAGTCCTTGGCCAAGAACGCTCCGCTCGCGCTCTCCAGCCGGACTTCGGGACGGAAGCTGTCACCGGCCTTCAGGTTCGTGTAGGTGTGGCTCGTCTTCGACGAGCCCCCCGGCTGCACGTCCTCGGAGAAGGACGCCCCGTCGCCGAAATTCCACACGAAGCGATAGCCGTCATCGGGGCGGGCGGCCGCCTCGAACTCGTGCGTGACCTGGGTGGCGCCCTCGGCCATCTCGTATGTCACGATGCGCGGCGGCTGGATGGTGACCGTTGTCTCCTTTTCCTTATAGGTCCAGGGTTCGCTTTTGAAGCGCCTTGTTCCCGCTTCGATCTCCACATGGGCCGTCTGGCCGTCCTCGATGCCATAGAATTCCTCTTCCTCGGTCAGGGCGTGTTCGCCCAGGGGCGCGTAAAGGCGCAATTTCCTCTTCTCAAGGGTGCCGTCGGCCTTTTCGATGGCTTCGAGTTTGCCCTTGCGGAAATGCAGCGCGCGCCTGCTGACCGGCTTCCCGTCGCGGGCGATGACCAGTGTCGCCGGACCCGTGTATTCGATCGCAAGCCCGTACGCCTTCCAGGCCACGTCCTGTTCCTTGTGATGCGTCATGTCCGTATCGACCTCGATCACGTACCTCGAATACTCGGCCTCGCCGGGCACTTCCCCTTTTTCCACGCCTTTTTCGGCAAAGGCCGAGACAAGCTCCATGGTCGGAAAAAACATGTCCATCAGATCCGCGTTGGCATGGATCGCTATGGGCAGCAGCACCTTGGCCTGACTGGGCGCGTAGGCGTTCGGGATGTGATAGCGCCCCGTGGCGCCCGAGAAGGAGGCCGCGGACTCCAGTGGGTCGATCCAGATGGACTGGTCCGGGTCGAACCAGTGAAAACTGAGGCGCTCCTGCGCCATGGGTACCCGCGTCCAGTCGAAGGCTCCCCCTTGTCCGTCGTAGCGTTTCACTCTGCGTTTGATCAGATAGCCCTGAACAAGGGTCGCGCTTTCACGCAGATCGGAAAATTGCGGAGACGGATAGGCGTGCGCCAGGAGCGGGTCGTAATTGTTCGGAATGATTTTGGAAGCCTTGTCGTGGATCGTGTCCTCGGAATAGAAATGCCTGTTGGTGAAGCCCGCCACTTCGCGGACCAGACGCTCGGGATCCTGGAGGGTTCCGCCAGCGCTGGCCAGGATGGGCTGCAGTCGCGGATCAAGGAAGGGGTCTGCGGCGGCGGCACGGACATGTTCGCTGAAGATGCGCGTCTCGATGGGTTCGTCGAGGGGGTGGGAGTCGTTGCGGACGTGCGCTGGCTGCGTCATGTCGCCCATCATGTGCATGGCCTCGCCCAGCGCCCGGTACGCCAGGGCGAGATAGACGCTGCGTTGGTCGGCATGGTCGATCGGAGCCAGATTCAGGTTGAGTTTGAAATGATTCGGCGCGAGCGTGGGCGGCAGGGGAACGCTGTCGTCGACCTCCATGGCGAGCTTGTAATAGGTCAGCCCCTGCCGGAAGCTGAACGGATTGTCCGGGTGGTCCAGCCCCCAGGTCTTTGCGTCGATGCCGGGAGCTTCATACAGGACTCCATGGGCCCAGAACTGATCCGTCAGGTATGGCTTCACAAGGCCAAGGGGGTCGTAGAAATGCCGTACCGAGGCATACAGGTGCGGTTCGTCGGCCCAGTCTCCGCCCACGATGATCCACTGCGGCATCGTGAAGGAACCCTCGGCGATCGTGTAATGCCCGATGTCAAGGCCGGAGCTGGTCACGGCGATGCCCCGGCAGGGTTGCTGGCGCAATTCGTCCGGCAATGGTCCCAGAAGATACTTCTTCTTGCCTTCCATCTGCCTGTAGAAAACATTGACCGCTTCGTAGTTGATCTGCCGATGCGTTCCCTGGTTCCAGGCCAGGCCGTCATGCGTTGCGGCAAGAAAAAGAAGCAGAAGCGCAGTGCAGAAAAGTTTGATCTTCATGAGCAAGCCCCTTCAGAAATCGGCCAGAAACCAGGTGTCGCCATCTTTCATCCACCTTGCATAGAAGGTGAATCCGTCCAGTTCCAGTGCATACTCGGCAGTTCTGAGCGTTGCGTCCTTTTCCGGCTCGGCGGGAGGACTCAGGAACGTGATTTCCGCCGATTCGAACAGGGCGCCAAACGACGGCATGGCGTCGGGATTGGCCGCGAACAGAGCCGCGTAGACGTCGCGCCGGTCCTTGGCAATGAGGGCCGTAGCCCCCGTGATGTCCTTGCGGTCCATGGCCTGCCGGAAATCGTTCTGCCGCTGTCCGATGGCCTGCTTCTCGGCCTGCAGGTCCGGAGTGTTTCGCCAGTCGTAATCGTCCGTACCGAGCAGATCAGAGTCTTGTACGGGCGCCGCGCCAAGCACCGGGACAGGCACCGGGACAGGCGCCGGGACAGGCGGGGCCGTCTGCGGTTCGCCGCCCGCGTGTTCCGGTCCATCGGGCAGAGTCGCGGCAGTGGCGTTCGCCTGACGGGCCGCGAATTCCTGCATGTATTTGGCCAGCGCTTCCAGGGCGTCGACATGTTTGGCCAGGGACCCGGCATTTGCGCTTTTTGCCTCTTGGGCCAGAGACTGAATTTTCTGCACGTCTGCTCCGAGAATGTCGATTCCGCCTTGATGCAGCTCCAGGGCAAGCCGCATGAACGGGGCAGGCAGCATGTTCCAGCCACGCAGGGCCCGGACGGTGAGTTTGCCCTCCTGTTCCAGTTCCCGCATCTCCTGTCCGGCGGAATCCGGCGCGCAGGTGGCCGGGTTGGACAGGGGCCAAATCAGGAAGCAAAGGGTGCCTGTCAACACCGCCGCCAATCTCAACGTATGCAAAACCGCCATGTTCGCGTCTCCCTCTCCCCAGCGTTCAGTTTCCACACGTCCATACCCGAATCGGGGCACAAAAAATAG includes:
- a CDS encoding B12-binding domain-containing radical SAM protein, with product MHDIVLTTLNARYIHPAIGLRYLHANLHDLRPRAVIQEFVISEQLIDIAEKILAHRPRIIGLGVYIWNGRECEQLVRILKTLAPETLLVLGGPEVSHFPHRLDFSLADHVIRGEGEEQFHQLCSSYLSGDTGMPRIITASPPDPDRLVMPYDLYTDEDIAHRVIYVEASRGCPFSCEFCLSSIDKKVRYFDPERFLRELATLWERGARNFKFIDRTFNLSMQRVGPILDFFLRREPPFLVHFEVVPEHFPDELREQLAKFPPGTLQLEVGIQTLNADVAASIHRRLDMDRITANLRFLEEKTNAHLHVDLIIGLPGESADSFGRNLNRLAGLTRAEIQLGVLKKLSGTTLNRHDAVHGMTYLPYPPYEILANNLIDFNPMQDLKRLARFWDLLYNSGNFNGSVRLLWPDQNVYAGFLRFSKWLYGATLSTWQIALKRLAELLFAYLTEELGLSKNEAANAIAADLLKVKGRPLPLVISDNMTFHPRSLEAINTSGPGKRQAKHLE
- a CDS encoding peptidoglycan DD-metalloendopeptidase family protein; translated protein: MKNYYINDKRKLARRRRLIPILLAGLVIVCALYLAWSHRQDILAVFGSPAEDSVATDNATTDNATMGNATMANATAVAAEVPEPPRREPVQECRIQDGDTLSSIFDKHLISQTTLFQIMDADEQILALDILRPGNTLTFTFNPDWSLERMVLSVNPARQVVYRRVDAENFEFEEVIHPGTWVQQTLAGGIEGSFFVSAQNAGLNDQEVASIAELLKGRINFRRDLQAGDTFQVVRRQQYVGDEFTGESQILGIRIICRKRTYDAYLFSDGKYYDREGNSLMRAFVRYPFKGSQRLSSAFNPRRRHPVTGRVSPHNGADFRMSVGTPIFAPGDGVVTRTLQHRFAGKYIEIRHSDRYSTRYLHLSKFLVRKGQRVKRGDKIALSGNTGRSTGPHLHYEFHVAGRPVDPVTAPIPIMSSISKKDRAAFKAKVAELTADMDLAKAVDGPRLSQAATTN